TAGTACTAGATGTTGTGATGGTTACATATTAGACCTACCTGGAATCTTCTCATCCAGAGTTCGGAAGCACTCGACCCATAACTCGGCTGACACATTTCTCTGGTCCTTTGATTTGGCGAGGGCACCATAGCCGTGATCAAACTGAATCTTGTGGACATCCTCCAAGCCAGCGTCCCGTAGAAGCCCCTCGAGCTTGTATGCAATGTGAATGTCCATGCCAAAGCTGGCGGTAGACCACTCTTGCAGAGCAGCCTGCTTCCTGAGCTGAGGTCTGGTCTTCTCGTCTGCAAGGTTGTCAGGGTCGATCCACTCAGCCTCGACGAGCTGTATATAGCCGCCGGGCTTGAGAGATGAAACGAGATTTGAGATGACACGGTTCCACTCGGCAGATTTGATGCCCCAGATAAGAAGCCTCTGATTGATGACGTCGAACTTCGAGGACCAGTCCCACGAATGTGGAAAGGGAGTTCTTACATCGTGGCTCCGAAGCTCTACCTTGTGGGATGCATTCTTATCTTGTGTAGGGAAGAGATCTGATCCAATGTCGACTCCATAGAGCTCCAGATCGCTTGATGGGAGCTGGCGGGGCAGATCGCGAAGCCAGAAACCTACAAGTGTCAACAGCAAGAACAGACTCTGGGTAACGGAAACTCACCATCTGCAGCACCCGAGTCCAGTACGCGCAAAGACTTCTTTTCGTGGATAGATGGTACTACAAGCAATTGACCTCCCGTGGTAGTGTTTATGAAGAGGTGTTGGCGATGTAATCTTTCAATCTCCTGGGCATGGTGAGGCAGCATGTAGGTTCCTTCTGTACCAGAGAATGGCGCCAGTTGTGTCGAGACCGTCGCGGCACCAGTCACGGCACTAACAGTTGCAGAAGCCATTTCAGTAAATTCGCTTGGTAGATCACCAGGTACAGAGTCAAGGGAGGCGGATCAGTTCAACTAGCAGCTGTGAGCAACTGCTATTGCAGTGGTATTAATCTTTCAACTGCTATTTAATGACCATAAGCACAAATACACTGCAGCTGTCTACTAATTCGATACCATTATGGTGGAATTGAACCGTCACCCCGATTAAGCTGTCGGCTAGATTTGGCAGCATTGGCAAGCACACAATCCATATCCAATTATAAAGCAGATATGTTTGTAAGTCCTCCCATGAATAATCACGCAGGTATCTTGCATAAGATGTAACAAGCCTATTGGTATTGGTTATCAAATTTCAGGGCGACCCCACTATGCCACTCAACTCCGAGGTCATCGGAGTTGAGCAGCCTGGAACTGCCACAAATCTCCGAAGCTAAGTCCACAATTGCGTGCGGAATCCCTGTTGATTGCGCCAGACCTTCTATTGGTgataattaatactatttgGGCAAAGCTTTTGATGGCGTTTTGACTAACCTCACTTTGATGAGCTACctagcttcttttctcctAGTCAAGAATTGGCAGGGGAACCAACtgcttcagcatcagcagaaATACGCCAAAATTAATTCAGCTCAGGCAAGACTACCTGGGATTAAGAAAGAAAGCGATGGGAGCAGCAGTTGTCTCAACCAACAGCAGGACTAAGGGGCGTAGCGAGGACCAACAGTTGATCAGGGCCATCGGACATCGACAGACGATACGCCCCGAGGATCCGTTGTGTTAAGCCTCGCATGGGAATGTTTTAATTCCAGCGATTAATCTCCCTTCCCGTTGCGTTATTCATCAACCATCATAGCCATTCCCTTCTATAGCTTTTCATGCACGCGCCCGATTTCCCAGAACGATATTCACAAACAAAGTAAAGAAAACAATCATTTACCTTGCAGTAGTCGGTCTGGACAACCAGCCTCGGGACCAAATTTACGCTTCAAACACAGCCACATTGCATCCTCAACCGACCAAGCTGTCGGTACAGTTCATCATTCGGTCCTCTATCATAACCCTGCCCCTCCTACTCGTCTGTTCCTCTCCCCCTCGAATCCTCTATCGAACCTTGATTCTCTCCAACCACATCCTTCTGGCCCGTACAATGGTCTCCGCTATCACTCCTCCCCCTTCCTCCGCACCGCCCTACCGACTTGCCAATCTTGCAAATCTCACCCTGGGCTATACCGTCTACCCTTCGTGGACTCAGAAAGACGGACCTGTTGCCATGacatctcctccttctcctccctACCATGACGATTCTTTGAAAGCTGAGCACTACCCTCTGATCATAAACAATGCGCTCTACACTCCGCCCGGGGTTTACAGCGTCCGACAGCTGGTCGCTACCGCCTCGCCCCTTCTCGATGTCATCATATCCCGCCTCGGTCCAGATGGACCAAACGACGTCCCTGCTCGCACTGTCCTTGTCAATGGTTTGGCAGCTTCTCTTGCAACTACAGGTAGAGAGTCTACACTGCCACTAGTCCACTCGTCCCAGGACACGGCGCGGCGAGAGATCGTGATTCAAGCAAACAAGATCGCAAAGACACTTGTTGCATACGTCCACGATAGCATTGACCCTATCAACGCCAATCCCAAGATACGACTCCGAAGCCCCTGCGAGGGACATCTCTGGACTCCAGCTGTTGCAGGTCTCCTATTGGGACCTAGGAGTGACTCGCAGCTGATGGAGCTGTATAACGAGTGGCTTCATCGAATGATTCTCCTTCGTGACAGTTTGATTCCCTTTGAGAACTACGACAAGGTGCCTTTCGTCATTCCACGGGACTCAGACCGAGGTATCCGCGACCTGGAAGAGCCTCGGAAGCTTTTCCTTGTACACTGTCTGACAGGCACAATCCAGCATGTCGCCATTGTTGATCTGGCCAAAGTCTTCACGGCGCGACATCTCCCTCGAGGTGGCTACGGCTTCCAGTACTCTCAAGGCCTCGTTTTGCCAGCTTTCTTGTCCGGATCTACTTCTCTTCATCTACTACGTTATCATCCAGCACATGTCTACGATTCCGAGAGTGAGGTCTTGTTTGACTACGAGCACAAGGAATACATCGACGCTCCCAGAACAGAGCTCGCAGCAAGTGAAGCCGTCTCTGGGGACGGGAGCTGGAATTTGCCCTCTCTGTTAGGAGTTGACACCAGGGTCACGGAGTCTTCTCTGGCTATTGACGCTGGGAAGGACGCTCTTCGACGTATTGTCAAGCTGCGCCTGACGCTGTACTCGGGCAAATCTGTGTCTGTTGACCTTGGTCAGATCGCCCGTGGTCGACGTTACGCGTATGAAGTCAGAGCGGAGAAGGGTTCTACAAATGCAAAATCATCACCTATCCTCAGTGCACTGTCGGCAGAAGGCGGCAATGGCATCCATAAGACAATTATCCACGATGCGGCAGACATTCTCTCGCGACCCGGACTTGTCATTTCACCACGAGTAAAGGACGGTCATGGAAACACAATCCACATCATTCCCACCTCAGACCCTATTCTCAAGCTAGCGCTTCTGGGAAAGTTCTATCCTGAGAACGTGATACTATcgagagaaaaggataatatcGATGCTCTTAGCAAGGCTGGTAAGGGTTTCGCAGAGCGCCTGGTAATCTTGGACCGGATTAATGAGAAGGCTATAAGCTAGCGAGCTTCAAAGGCCGGTGCAGCTCGTTAAGATCTCTGGAAGGGAGTATCAGATGCATTGCTTagtttctatatatatatgcacTTGCATAAGATTCAACGATCTGTGCATAATGGGATATGTTAACTATATCTCAACTATTCATTTCAGGCGTTATGTGCCATTCACTTGATTGACAGTGTTTAGATCACAGCAAGGGTCAATTGCATCGTATTGTTATTTTGCCTTGAAAGAAATTAGAAATTACCAAGTACTCTTACACACTACGTTGCTGTTGAATCTTCAAGTAGAGAACGTTAAAATGATCTTGTCAGGAATTTAATGCATTGAAACTATAGAAATGGACGCTCTTGACTTTACATACTCTAATAAGATAGCATTAGACTCTATTACTGTACATCTGCTGTAGCAATGACTAGCTTTGTAAAGTCATCAAACACATCGAACTCGAGCGAGCTAGAAGGAGTGCCTCGATCCCCAGACCTTCCGGAATTTCTGATCTGATCAACAGCCCGGCGGACAGTGACTTTTGTCCGTGCAAAGTCGTCAGCAGGAAGTTGAGACTTGGCGAGAGACCATTCCTCGGCCGACGAAGCTTTCCAGATAGCCTCAGGTGCTGGGAGAGTCAGGTTGTGAATAAGATCGTTGTCTAGAGGCTCGAAGTAGTTTGGATCTTGCTTCTGAACACGACAGGAAAGTGTATTTATGGCATTGACAAGGAAAACAGTCCTTCGTATTGTCTCGTCCATAAGCCATTTGCGCCAGTTGCTCTCTCCACCTTCCTCGACTGTTGAGGTTTGAAGATATTGTTTAGCGAGACGTCTGGTCATCTGTCATGTAGCTTTAGCTCATGCTTTTTGTTAAACTTAAACAGGCGAGGTGTCATCTACCTTAAGGAAGAACATCTGTTGTGACTCAGCTGCACGTGTCTGTTCTGGATTTACGCTGACAAAGAACCCCAAGATCTGGTAGATACACATGGCATGAACCACCGCAAGCATGTCCGCATCAGATCCGGGTAGTTGATGCTGTAAACTGTTAGTGATACTGAATAGCTAGTTTGTGATCGGACGTTCACTTACAAATCCTTTAACAAGCTTGTTAGTCTCTTCATTTATGAGCGAGTAAACAAATATCTCGCTGACAGGAACAGATGCGTAGAAGGCCCCGACACAGCAGAATGCCTTAGCAAGCGGCTCTGCAACATCCCCAGCAGAACATCGGTAAAGCTTATGATGTACAAATGGGGGATATACCCCGGGTCGCAACATGGTACTGGGATA
This DNA window, taken from Fusarium fujikuroi IMI 58289 draft genome, chromosome FFUJ_chr11, encodes the following:
- a CDS encoding related to methyltransferase, with the translated sequence MASATVSAVTGAATVSTQLAPFSGTEGTYMLPHHAQEIERLHRQHLFINTTTGGQLLVVPSIHEKKSLRVLDSGAADGFWLRDLPRQLPSSDLELYGVDIGSDLFPTQDKNASHKVELRSHDVRTPFPHSWDWSSKFDVINQRLLIWGIKSAEWNRVISNLVSSLKPGGYIQLVEAEWIDPDNLADEKTRPQLRKQAALQEWSTASFGMDIHIAYKLEGLLRDAGLEDVHKIQFDHGYGALAKSKDQRNVSAELWVECFRTLDEKIPEGGIPGVAANSKEFHEFLDALEIEIKTYGYQPKLNYVYGRRPLN